Proteins encoded in a region of the Sterolibacterium denitrificans genome:
- a CDS encoding DUF494 family protein — translation MFDVLVYLFEMYAQPGVFPASGVLMRKLSAVGFEQKDISAALEWLSGLENLAEEDYRHHRLVGAQDVRPMRIYCEREMARLPAECRGFLGFLEDAGAIDGVLREMIIERAMVLRDPGVPLAKLKIIVLMVLWRRHPAMESLDTLLLEELLSTEDGLPVLH, via the coding sequence ATGTTCGACGTCCTCGTGTACCTCTTCGAAATGTATGCCCAGCCTGGCGTCTTTCCGGCTTCGGGCGTGCTGATGCGCAAGCTGTCTGCGGTCGGTTTCGAGCAGAAAGATATTTCGGCGGCCCTCGAATGGCTGTCCGGCCTGGAAAACCTGGCCGAGGAAGATTACCGTCATCATCGTCTGGTCGGCGCGCAGGACGTGCGGCCCATGCGCATCTACTGCGAGCGGGAAATGGCCAGGCTGCCGGCCGAGTGCCGCGGTTTTCTGGGTTTCCTCGAAGATGCCGGCGCGATCGACGGCGTGCTGCGTGAAATGATCATCGAGCGCGCCATGGTCTTGCGCGATCCCGGCGTGCCGCTGGCCAAGCTGAAAATCATCGTGCTGATGGTGCTGTGGCGCCGCCATCCAGCGATGGAATCGCTCGACACCCTGCTGCTCGAAGAGCTGTTGTCCACCGAAGACGGCTTGCCCGTCCTGCACTGA
- the dprA gene encoding DNA-processing protein DprA, whose protein sequence is MTAPDAELADWLRLALTPGIGGETQRSLLAAFGLPAHVFASSLSALRGVVGAPRAERLLHSDAGIETQIATALAWATEPGNHILTLADAEYPQALLASADPPILLYAKGRCELLNRPALAIVGSRNATPQGEANAAAFAASFAAAGLTVVSGMALGIDRAAHQGALTAKGEAAGSTIAVIGTGADRIYPARNRELARQIAVEGLIISEFPLDTPALSGNFPRRNRIIAGLAQGCLVVEAAARSGSLITARLAAEAGREVFAIPGSIHSPLAKGCHQLIKQGAKLVESAQDVLEELAWQTQAAPVAVSPAAVPETGSLPEDGADAAATANLLDCLGYDPCALDVLAERSGLTADALLAMLLRLELDGRIASLPGGRYQRLTK, encoded by the coding sequence ATGACCGCGCCCGACGCGGAACTGGCCGACTGGCTGCGGCTGGCGCTGACGCCGGGCATCGGCGGTGAAACCCAGCGCAGCCTGCTGGCCGCCTTCGGTCTGCCCGCCCATGTCTTTGCCAGCAGCCTGAGCGCCCTGCGGGGTGTCGTCGGCGCGCCGCGCGCCGAGCGCCTGCTGCACAGCGATGCCGGGATCGAGACACAGATCGCCACCGCGCTGGCCTGGGCGACCGAGCCGGGCAATCACATCCTGACGCTGGCCGATGCGGAATATCCGCAAGCCCTGCTCGCCAGCGCCGATCCGCCGATACTGCTGTATGCCAAGGGGCGCTGCGAGCTGCTCAACCGCCCGGCGCTGGCCATCGTCGGCAGTCGCAACGCCACGCCGCAGGGCGAGGCGAATGCCGCCGCCTTTGCCGCCAGCTTCGCGGCCGCCGGTCTGACGGTGGTCAGCGGCATGGCTCTGGGCATCGACCGCGCTGCCCATCAGGGCGCCCTGACGGCCAAGGGAGAGGCTGCCGGCTCGACCATCGCCGTCATCGGCACGGGCGCCGATCGCATCTATCCGGCGCGCAATCGTGAACTGGCGCGGCAGATCGCCGTGGAAGGCCTCATCATCAGCGAGTTTCCGCTCGATACGCCGGCGCTGTCCGGCAACTTTCCGCGTCGCAACCGCATCATCGCCGGTCTTGCCCAGGGCTGTCTGGTGGTCGAGGCGGCGGCACGCAGCGGTTCGCTGATTACCGCGCGGCTGGCGGCCGAGGCCGGGCGCGAGGTGTTCGCCATTCCCGGTTCCATCCATTCGCCGCTGGCCAAGGGCTGTCACCAGTTGATCAAGCAGGGCGCCAAGCTGGTCGAGTCGGCGCAGGATGTGCTTGAGGAACTGGCCTGGCAGACCCAGGCGGCGCCAGTCGCCGTCAGCCCTGCCGCAGTGCCTGAAACGGGCAGCTTGCCGGAGGATGGCGCGGATGCCGCCGCCACGGCAAACCTGCTGGATTGCCTAGGATACGATCCTTGCGCGCTGGACGTCCTGGCCGAGCGCAGCGGCTTGACGGCCGATGCGCTTCTTGCCATGCTGCTGCGACTCGAACTCGACGGCCGGATTGCCAGCCTGCCCGGCGGCCGTTACCAGCGTCTGACGAAATAG
- the msbA gene encoding lipid A export permease/ATP-binding protein MsbA, with protein sequence MTAPVVIPPSPLGNRALYLRLLGYVRPYRRAFGLALLGMALTALTEPLFPALMKPLLDKGFMPDAKSDLYLIPLALIGIFIVRGILTYSSSYAMAWVTNRLIMDLRRQMFARLLSLPTRYYDDQSSGVLISRVTYGVTDFTSAATTVLTSMVRDTLTVAGLLGYMLYYNWQLTLIALSVGPLIVAVVRRFGKRLRKATRRGYNAMAQISHILEETLGAHKVVKVFGGQRYEAARFEEVSNEFRVAAMREAMAASATSPLTQVASATALAVIIYVALLHSMENNITVGGFVAFMTAMLMLLAPVKRLTEMNAPLQRGLTSAENVFALLDQLPEADEGPRQLPAGRSHALRFERVGFSYEGAPRAALQDIDLDIPAGQTVALVGPSGSGKTTLAALLPRFYNVTDGRILIDGLDVQEMTLTSLRAAISLVSQEVVLFNDTVAANIAYGDAATASEEEIIAAARAANAWEFISQMPQGLQTIVGENGVKLSGGQRQRIAIARAFLKNAPILILDEATSALDSESERQIQAALENLIQGRTTLVIAHRLSTIEHADRIVVMDRGRIVEQGRHGELLARGGLYSHLHSLQFERAAEGGDCVEG encoded by the coding sequence ATGACCGCTCCCGTCGTCATTCCTCCTTCGCCCCTCGGCAATCGCGCGCTTTATCTGCGCCTGCTCGGCTATGTCCGCCCCTATCGCCGCGCCTTCGGTCTGGCGCTGCTCGGCATGGCCCTCACCGCCCTCACCGAGCCGCTGTTCCCGGCGCTGATGAAACCCCTGCTCGACAAAGGTTTCATGCCCGATGCGAAAAGCGATCTGTATCTGATTCCGCTGGCGCTGATCGGTATTTTCATCGTGCGCGGCATCCTCACCTATTCCTCGTCCTATGCCATGGCCTGGGTGACCAACCGCCTGATCATGGATCTGCGCCGGCAGATGTTCGCGCGGCTGCTGAGTCTGCCGACGCGCTATTACGATGATCAATCCTCCGGCGTGCTGATTTCGCGCGTCACCTATGGCGTCACCGATTTCACCAGCGCCGCCACCACCGTGCTGACCTCCATGGTGCGCGATACGCTGACCGTCGCCGGCCTGCTCGGCTACATGCTCTACTACAACTGGCAACTGACCCTGATCGCGCTTTCCGTCGGCCCGTTGATCGTCGCCGTGGTGCGCCGTTTCGGCAAGCGCCTGCGCAAGGCGACGCGGCGCGGCTACAACGCCATGGCGCAGATTTCGCATATCCTGGAAGAAACCCTCGGCGCCCATAAGGTGGTCAAGGTCTTCGGCGGACAGCGTTATGAAGCCGCCCGCTTCGAGGAAGTCAGCAACGAATTCCGCGTTGCCGCGATGCGCGAAGCCATGGCCGCCTCGGCCACTTCGCCGCTGACCCAGGTGGCCTCGGCCACGGCGCTGGCGGTGATCATCTATGTCGCCCTGCTGCATTCCATGGAAAACAACATCACCGTCGGCGGCTTCGTCGCCTTCATGACCGCCATGCTGATGCTGCTGGCGCCGGTCAAGCGCCTGACCGAAATGAACGCGCCGCTGCAGCGCGGCCTGACCTCGGCGGAAAACGTCTTTGCCCTGCTCGATCAGCTTCCCGAAGCCGATGAGGGCCCCCGCCAGTTGCCGGCCGGCCGCAGCCATGCGCTGCGCTTCGAGCGGGTCGGCTTCAGCTACGAAGGCGCACCGCGCGCCGCACTGCAAGACATCGACCTCGACATCCCCGCCGGCCAGACCGTGGCCCTGGTCGGCCCTTCGGGCAGCGGCAAGACCACGCTGGCCGCGCTCCTGCCGCGCTTCTACAACGTCACCGACGGACGCATCCTGATCGACGGCCTCGACGTGCAGGAAATGACCCTGACCAGCCTGCGCGCAGCCATCTCCCTGGTCAGCCAGGAGGTGGTGCTGTTCAACGACACGGTGGCGGCCAACATCGCCTATGGCGATGCGGCAACCGCCTCCGAAGAGGAAATCATCGCCGCCGCGCGGGCGGCGAACGCCTGGGAATTCATCAGCCAGATGCCGCAGGGTTTGCAGACGATCGTCGGCGAAAACGGCGTCAAGCTCTCCGGCGGCCAGCGCCAGCGCATCGCCATCGCCCGCGCTTTTCTCAAGAACGCGCCCATCCTGATCCTCGACGAAGCCACCTCGGCGCTGGACAGCGAATCCGAACGCCAGATCCAGGCCGCGCTGGAAAACCTCATCCAGGGCCGCACTACCCTGGTCATCGCCCACCGCCTATCCACCATCGAACATGCCGACCGCATCGTGGTGATGGATCGCGGACGCATCGTCGAACAGGGGCGCCACGGCGAGCTGCTGGCGCGAGGCGGACTCTACAGTCATCTGCACAGTTTGCAGTTCGAGAGGGCTGCTGAGGGTGGTGATTGCGTCGAGGGGTGA
- a CDS encoding LysM peptidoglycan-binding domain-containing protein, which translates to MLLLAYSSLTLGLASPAALAQSQSQLQSQSAEAAAATQGNVLELAENAPDRHVVVRGDTLWGISGMFLKQPWRWPEIWRLNKAQIKDPHWIYPGQIVYLDRSGDQPRLRIGTPVASGPAKVSPKVYAEDNLAAIPSIPQKIIEPFLVQPRVIEAGQLDGAPRIVATQEDRVVVGTGDLAYVTGLQSKQPNWLIYRPGQALIDPEDGQVLGYEAFYLGSARLVREGEPATLEITRVAQEIMRDDRIVPAPLPELINYVPHAPEVPIRSHVMSVYGGVAEGASYSIVTLSRGALEGMEVGHVLALSRTGARVMNRFQDQQESYQLPDERYGLAFVFRVFEHVAYALVMNVNRPVIVGDLAATP; encoded by the coding sequence GTGCTGTTACTGGCTTATTCAAGCCTGACCCTCGGTTTGGCCAGCCCGGCGGCGCTGGCGCAGTCTCAATCTCAACTTCAATCTCAATCGGCCGAAGCGGCGGCTGCCACCCAGGGCAATGTGCTGGAGCTTGCCGAGAACGCGCCGGATCGTCATGTCGTGGTGCGGGGCGATACGCTGTGGGGCATCTCCGGCATGTTCCTCAAGCAGCCCTGGCGCTGGCCGGAAATCTGGCGTCTGAACAAGGCGCAGATCAAGGATCCGCACTGGATCTATCCGGGCCAGATCGTCTATCTCGATCGCAGTGGCGACCAGCCGCGGCTGCGCATCGGCACGCCGGTGGCTTCCGGCCCGGCGAAAGTCTCGCCCAAGGTGTATGCGGAAGACAACCTGGCCGCCATTCCGAGCATTCCGCAGAAGATCATCGAGCCCTTTCTGGTCCAGCCCAGGGTGATCGAGGCCGGCCAGCTCGACGGCGCGCCGCGCATCGTCGCCACCCAGGAAGACCGGGTGGTGGTCGGCACGGGCGATCTGGCCTATGTGACGGGATTGCAGAGCAAGCAGCCCAACTGGCTGATCTATCGTCCCGGTCAGGCGCTGATCGATCCGGAAGATGGCCAGGTGCTGGGTTATGAGGCGTTTTATCTCGGCAGCGCGCGACTGGTGCGCGAGGGTGAGCCGGCCACGCTGGAAATCACCCGGGTCGCTCAGGAAATCATGCGCGACGACCGGATCGTGCCGGCTCCGCTGCCCGAACTCATCAATTATGTGCCGCATGCACCGGAGGTGCCAATCAGGAGCCACGTGATGTCGGTATATGGCGGTGTGGCCGAGGGCGCGAGTTATTCCATCGTGACGCTGTCGCGCGGGGCCCTCGAAGGCATGGAAGTAGGGCATGTGCTGGCGCTGTCGCGTACCGGTGCGCGGGTCATGAACCGCTTCCAGGATCAGCAGGAAAGCTACCAGTTGCCGGATGAGCGCTATGGCCTGGCCTTCGTCTTCCGGGTCTTCGAGCACGTTGCCTACGCGCTGGTGATGAACGTCAACCGGCCGGTGATCGTCGGCGATCTGGCGGCCACGCCATAA
- a CDS encoding DNA topoisomerase III: MSKQLIIAEKPSVAQDIARALGGFTKQGEYFESEQYVLSSAIGHLLELTVPEEYEVKRGKWSFAHLPVIPPHFTLNPIEKTADRLKLLTRLIKRKDVTGLVNACDAGREGELIFRYVAQHAKTDKPVRRLWLQSMTQGAIRDGFAHLRSDQEMLPLADAARCRSEADWLIGINGTRAMTAFNSKEGGFHKTPVGRVQTPTLAILVEREEKIRNFQPRDYWEVEGEFGAVAGAYRGRWFDEKFKKSDDEHARAERLWDKARAEAIRQKCLGKHGTVEEESKPATQLAPQLFDLTSLQREANGRFGFSAKATLGLAQALYEKHKVLTYPRTDSRCLPEDYIANVKETLAVFGERNYATFAGQILRNGWVHPNKRIFNNAKISDHFAIVPTAQAPKHLSEPEQKLYDLVVKRFLAIFYPAAEYNVTTRITRVEGEPFKSEGKVLVIPGWLAVYGKEAQVDADEKGEKGEKGEKSGGQQLVPVQKGERVWSNDVEVKALATKPPPRFSEATLLSAMEGAGKLVDDEELREAMSARGLGTPATRAATIEGLIQEEYIHRNGRELQPTAKAFSLLFVLSRLGVDELRSPELTGHWEYKLKQMEGGQLARGEFMKHIMDQTQEMVDRIKNGEFPDEAFSTLKAPCPKCGGVIQENYKKFQCKSCDFALWKVVASRQYEPEEVEELLTKRTIGPLQGFRSKMGRPFAAVIKLNDEHQPEFDFGNSDAEGEEPDFSGQEPLGACPKCAGRVFEGPMAYVCEKSVGAMKSCDFRSGKIILQQPIEREQMRKLLETGRTDLLKDFVSSRTRRKFSAYLVRGKDGKVGFEFEARAPKAATAKTAAAAAVDGADGAAPPAKAKTAKTAKVAKTTRVAAKKKA, encoded by the coding sequence ATGAGCAAACAGTTGATCATCGCCGAAAAACCCTCCGTCGCCCAGGACATCGCCCGGGCGCTGGGTGGTTTCACCAAGCAAGGCGAGTACTTCGAAAGCGAGCAGTACGTGCTTTCCTCGGCCATCGGCCATCTGCTCGAACTGACGGTGCCGGAGGAATACGAAGTCAAGCGCGGCAAATGGTCGTTCGCCCATCTGCCGGTGATTCCGCCGCACTTCACGCTGAATCCGATCGAGAAGACGGCCGATCGCCTCAAGCTGCTCACCCGCCTGATCAAGCGCAAGGACGTGACCGGCCTGGTCAACGCCTGCGACGCGGGCCGCGAGGGCGAACTGATCTTCCGCTACGTCGCGCAGCATGCCAAAACCGACAAGCCGGTGCGTCGCCTGTGGCTGCAGTCGATGACCCAGGGCGCGATCCGCGACGGCTTCGCCCACCTGCGCAGCGACCAGGAAATGCTGCCGCTGGCCGACGCCGCGCGCTGCCGTTCCGAGGCCGACTGGCTGATCGGCATCAACGGCACGCGCGCCATGACGGCCTTCAACTCGAAGGAAGGCGGCTTCCACAAGACGCCGGTCGGCCGCGTGCAGACGCCGACGCTGGCCATCCTCGTCGAGCGCGAGGAAAAGATCCGCAACTTCCAGCCGCGCGACTACTGGGAAGTCGAGGGCGAATTCGGCGCCGTCGCCGGCGCCTATCGCGGCCGCTGGTTCGACGAGAAATTCAAGAAAAGCGACGACGAGCACGCCCGCGCCGAGCGCCTGTGGGACAAGGCGCGCGCCGAAGCGATCCGCCAGAAGTGCCTCGGCAAGCACGGCACGGTCGAGGAAGAAAGCAAGCCGGCGACGCAGCTCGCACCCCAGCTCTTCGACCTGACCTCGCTGCAGCGCGAGGCCAACGGCCGTTTCGGCTTTTCCGCCAAGGCCACCCTGGGCCTGGCGCAGGCGCTTTACGAAAAGCACAAGGTGCTGACCTACCCGCGTACCGATTCGCGCTGCCTGCCCGAGGACTACATCGCCAACGTCAAGGAGACGCTGGCGGTCTTCGGCGAGCGCAATTACGCGACGTTTGCCGGGCAGATTCTCCGCAACGGCTGGGTGCATCCGAACAAGCGCATCTTCAACAACGCCAAGATCAGCGACCACTTCGCCATCGTGCCGACGGCGCAGGCGCCCAAGCACCTGTCCGAGCCCGAACAGAAGCTCTACGATCTGGTCGTCAAGCGCTTCCTGGCGATCTTCTATCCGGCCGCCGAATACAACGTCACCACGCGCATCACCCGCGTCGAGGGCGAACCGTTCAAGAGCGAAGGCAAAGTGCTGGTCATACCCGGCTGGCTCGCCGTCTATGGCAAGGAAGCCCAGGTCGATGCCGACGAGAAAGGCGAAAAGGGCGAGAAGGGTGAAAAAAGCGGCGGCCAGCAACTGGTGCCGGTGCAGAAGGGCGAGCGCGTCTGGAGCAACGACGTCGAAGTCAAGGCGCTGGCCACCAAGCCGCCGCCGCGTTTCTCCGAAGCCACGCTGCTCTCCGCCATGGAAGGCGCGGGCAAGCTGGTCGACGACGAGGAACTGCGCGAAGCCATGTCGGCGCGTGGCCTCGGCACGCCGGCGACGCGCGCGGCGACCATCGAAGGTCTGATCCAGGAAGAATACATCCACCGCAACGGCCGCGAACTGCAGCCGACCGCCAAGGCTTTTTCGCTGCTCTTCGTGCTGTCCAGGCTGGGTGTCGACGAACTGCGTTCGCCGGAGCTCACCGGCCATTGGGAATACAAGCTCAAGCAGATGGAAGGCGGTCAGCTTGCGCGCGGCGAGTTCATGAAGCACATCATGGACCAGACGCAGGAAATGGTCGACCGCATCAAGAACGGCGAATTCCCCGACGAAGCCTTCAGCACGCTGAAAGCGCCCTGCCCGAAATGCGGCGGCGTGATCCAGGAAAACTACAAGAAGTTCCAGTGCAAGTCCTGCGACTTTGCGCTGTGGAAGGTCGTCGCCAGCCGCCAGTACGAACCCGAGGAAGTCGAAGAACTGCTGACCAAACGCACCATCGGTCCGCTGCAGGGCTTCCGCAGCAAGATGGGCCGGCCGTTCGCCGCTGTCATCAAGCTGAACGACGAGCATCAGCCTGAATTCGATTTCGGCAACAGCGACGCCGAAGGCGAGGAACCCGATTTCAGCGGGCAGGAGCCACTGGGCGCTTGCCCCAAATGCGCCGGCCGGGTGTTCGAGGGGCCGATGGCCTATGTCTGCGAAAAATCCGTCGGTGCGATGAAAAGCTGCGATTTCCGCTCGGGCAAGATCATCCTGCAGCAACCCATCGAGCGCGAACAGATGCGGAAGCTGCTGGAAACCGGCAGGACCGATCTGCTCAAGGACTTCGTTTCGTCCCGTACCCGCCGCAAGTTTTCGGCCTATCTGGTGCGCGGCAAGGATGGCAAGGTCGGCTTCGAGTTCGAGGCGCGGGCACCGAAGGCAGCAACCGCCAAGACTGCTGCTGCGGCAGCAGTGGATGGTGCAGATGGTGCGGCACCGCCGGCCAAGGCCAAGACGGCTAAGACTGCCAAGGTAGCCAAGACCACCAGAGTGGCTGCCAAGAAGAAAGCCTGA